A region from the Bacteroidota bacterium genome encodes:
- a CDS encoding 2-oxoacid:acceptor oxidoreductase family protein, with translation MSKPVPYPGIETTTDGTGGVVWVETHICQGACAYPITPSTNMGGGFQAEVANGKRNLWGETLAFIEPESEHSAASACEGFALAGGRVTNFTSGQGLVLMKEVLYTISGKRLPIVFHIGARALTSHSLNVHCGHDDIMSVADCGWGILFARNAQEAGDLALITRRIAEDTRTPIMSVQDGFLTTHTIEKVMLCEPELMASFAGKPQDRVLNLFDTANPVMTGVVQNQDAYMKGKMAQRFFYDIVPAAIDSAFDEFAKLTGRRYSQVDTYRMEDAEFAIVGMGGLAETAETAADWLRENRGVKAGVVHVRSFRPFPSVQLVQSLKGVRAFTVIERMDNPLAQSNPLTAEIKAAFADALIGTEGFPVIGKLPVIYSATAGMGSRDIRPGHLIATYENMEKSGKRFFTLGIDHPLALPISVDPDVRPSGAFSMRGHSVGGFGSVTTNKIIATIGGEVFGKHVQAYPKYGSEKKGLPTTYYLTLADGHIRTHAELEHVEFVAVNDFYAFNHSNPLSGLVEGGTLFIQSGYESPADVWASIPLKSREQIRQRNIRVVYMDTVEVARLVSSSADLVQRMQGIVLLGIFLGNTPFQKEKGISDETVFKGVEKAIRKYFGKRGERVIEDNMTCVKKGYLEYRVIPDTVIQQPVLSTH, from the coding sequence ATGAGTAAACCGGTACCATATCCGGGAATAGAAACCACCACCGACGGGACGGGTGGAGTTGTGTGGGTCGAAACCCATATTTGCCAGGGGGCCTGTGCCTACCCGATTACACCATCCACCAATATGGGGGGCGGATTTCAGGCAGAGGTTGCCAATGGTAAACGAAATCTGTGGGGTGAAACCCTGGCGTTCATCGAGCCGGAATCTGAGCATTCTGCCGCCTCGGCCTGTGAAGGTTTTGCACTGGCTGGTGGCCGGGTGACCAATTTTACATCGGGACAAGGTCTTGTTCTGATGAAAGAAGTATTATACACCATTTCGGGAAAACGGCTGCCGATTGTTTTTCATATCGGGGCCCGTGCACTCACTTCACATTCGCTGAACGTCCATTGCGGGCATGATGACATCATGTCGGTGGCTGATTGCGGTTGGGGCATTTTGTTTGCAAGAAATGCTCAGGAAGCCGGTGATCTTGCCTTGATCACCAGGCGGATTGCTGAGGACACCCGTACACCCATTATGTCGGTTCAGGATGGATTTCTGACCACACACACCATCGAAAAAGTCATGCTTTGTGAGCCGGAACTGATGGCCAGCTTTGCGGGAAAGCCGCAGGACCGGGTACTGAATCTGTTCGATACAGCCAATCCCGTCATGACCGGTGTTGTTCAGAATCAGGATGCCTACATGAAAGGGAAGATGGCACAACGGTTTTTCTATGATATCGTGCCTGCTGCCATTGATTCTGCCTTTGATGAGTTTGCAAAACTGACCGGCCGCCGGTATTCACAGGTAGATACCTACCGGATGGAAGATGCCGAGTTTGCCATTGTAGGCATGGGTGGACTGGCTGAAACAGCCGAAACTGCCGCTGACTGGCTGCGGGAGAACCGTGGGGTGAAAGCAGGTGTGGTTCACGTACGTTCATTCAGACCATTTCCGTCGGTTCAGCTGGTTCAGTCTCTGAAAGGCGTGCGCGCCTTTACCGTGATTGAACGGATGGACAATCCGCTGGCACAATCCAATCCGCTGACGGCTGAGATCAAGGCAGCCTTTGCTGATGCCCTGATCGGTACCGAGGGTTTTCCGGTGATTGGAAAGTTACCAGTGATTTACTCGGCTACCGCAGGAATGGGATCGCGGGACATCAGGCCGGGTCACCTGATTGCCACTTACGAAAACATGGAAAAATCGGGAAAAAGATTCTTCACACTTGGCATTGACCATCCGCTGGCACTGCCAATTTCGGTTGATCCGGATGTAAGGCCTTCCGGCGCTTTTTCGATGCGCGGGCATTCGGTGGGTGGATTCGGTTCGGTGACCACCAACAAAATCATTGCGACCATTGGCGGAGAGGTATTTGGAAAACATGTACAAGCCTATCCGAAATACGGATCTGAGAAAAAGGGGCTTCCAACCACCTATTACCTGACACTGGCCGATGGGCACATCCGCACCCATGCCGAGCTGGAGCATGTTGAGTTTGTGGCCGTGAACGATTTCTATGCCTTCAACCACTCCAATCCGCTTTCAGGGCTGGTGGAAGGCGGAACCCTGTTTATTCAATCGGGATATGAGTCACCGGCTGATGTGTGGGCTTCAATTCCCCTGAAGTCCCGTGAGCAGATCAGACAAAGAAACATCCGGGTTGTTTACATGGATACAGTCGAGGTGGCCCGTCTGGTTTCTTCATCTGCTGATCTGGTTCAGCGGATGCAGGGAATTGTGCTGCTTGGGATTTTCCTTGGAAATACGCCCTTTCAGAAGGAAAAGGGTATATCGGATGAGACTGTTTTCAAAGGAGTGGAAAAAGCCATCCGGAAGTACTTCGGAAAGCGCGGTGAGCGGGTCATTGAAGACAACATGACCTGTGTGAAAAAAGGATACCTTGAGTACCGCGTTATCCCCGATACGGTAATTCAGCAACCCGTTTTATCAACACATTAA
- a CDS encoding CBS domain-containing protein, whose product MEYLDDELSHYLEPVAKSRTPFVFDDILTRPIRDLNLVPATLIGHETSLAEAIGIMQTRKFGALLVTREGHLAGIFTERDILNRLIGNSVDLADTPVADYMTPNPESLHDEDAIVYAMNKMVVGGYRHIPIVDSQGLPVSVLSIRDVVSFICSFCDSEVLNLPPQPLRKNQSREGA is encoded by the coding sequence ATGGAATACCTGGATGATGAACTCAGCCACTATCTGGAACCGGTAGCAAAATCAAGAACTCCGTTTGTTTTCGATGACATTCTGACCCGACCGATCAGAGACCTGAACCTGGTGCCTGCCACGCTGATCGGACATGAAACTTCTCTGGCCGAGGCCATTGGAATCATGCAGACACGCAAATTCGGGGCTCTGCTGGTCACCCGCGAGGGACATCTGGCCGGGATTTTTACCGAGCGCGATATTCTGAACCGCCTGATCGGCAATTCGGTAGATCTGGCGGATACACCCGTTGCCGATTACATGACCCCCAATCCGGAATCTTTGCATGATGAGGATGCCATTGTCTATGCCATGAACAAAATGGTGGTGGGCGGTTACCGGCACATTCCCATCGTGGACAGTCAGGGATTACCGGTTTCGGTTCTTTCCATCAGGGATGTGGTCTCCTTTATCTGTTCATTCTGTGATTCGGAAGTTTTAAACCTTCCGCCTCAGCCACTCAGGAAAAATCAATCGCGCGAAGGTGCCTGA